One segment of Streptomyces sp. YIM 121038 DNA contains the following:
- a CDS encoding cation:proton antiporter has translation MSTTELGPAFFLAVVVILVTCRLTALALRGLGQPPVVGEMVAGVLLGPSLLGLVAPGVEEELFPDALRPVLFVAGQIGLVVFMFQAGYELRADRLRPVARAAGVISAAGMVVPLALGSGLAWAVHRSVDVLPGDAPVPVSCLFVGVALAITAFPMLARIITERGLTGSRFGSISLAAGAVDDAVAWVLLAGVLSLSQGSAGPFAKAVAGTLGLFLMLALLLRAREPIARRLERLAPERALLLVVLTLFLAAWYTDTIGLYAVFGAFSLGVVFPRCAAVDRAVGAIAPAGQIVFLPLFFTYSGLNTDFGLLTGPALLLVTAACVAAAVLGKFGACWLAARAVGEERGVALRVGTLMNARGLMQLIAINVGLSAGIVTQRMFSMLVVVALVTTLMATPVLSLWDRRDRTARPPAADAREPLQELAPKAAETGP, from the coding sequence ATGTCCACCACCGAGCTCGGCCCCGCCTTCTTCCTCGCCGTCGTGGTGATCCTCGTGACCTGCCGGCTCACCGCGCTCGCGCTGCGCGGCCTGGGGCAGCCGCCCGTCGTCGGCGAGATGGTCGCCGGGGTGCTGCTCGGCCCGTCCCTGCTCGGCCTTGTCGCACCCGGCGTCGAGGAGGAGCTGTTCCCCGACGCGCTGCGCCCGGTGCTCTTCGTGGCCGGGCAGATCGGCCTGGTCGTCTTCATGTTCCAGGCCGGGTACGAGCTGCGCGCCGACCGGCTGCGGCCGGTGGCCCGGGCGGCCGGGGTGATCTCGGCCGCGGGCATGGTCGTGCCGCTCGCGCTCGGCTCCGGTCTGGCGTGGGCCGTGCACCGCTCCGTCGACGTCCTGCCCGGCGACGCCCCGGTGCCGGTCTCCTGTCTGTTCGTGGGCGTCGCCCTGGCCATCACGGCGTTCCCGATGCTGGCCCGGATCATCACCGAACGCGGCCTGACGGGTTCCAGGTTCGGCTCCATCTCGCTGGCCGCGGGCGCCGTCGACGACGCCGTCGCGTGGGTGCTGCTCGCCGGTGTCCTGAGCCTGTCGCAGGGCAGCGCGGGCCCGTTCGCCAAGGCGGTGGCCGGGACGCTCGGCCTGTTCCTGATGCTCGCGCTGCTGTTGCGCGCCCGGGAGCCGATCGCGCGCCGCCTGGAGCGGCTCGCCCCCGAGCGGGCGCTGCTGCTCGTCGTCCTCACGCTGTTCCTCGCCGCCTGGTACACGGACACGATCGGCCTGTACGCCGTCTTCGGGGCGTTCAGCCTCGGCGTGGTCTTCCCGCGCTGTGCCGCGGTGGACCGCGCGGTCGGCGCCATCGCGCCCGCGGGCCAGATCGTCTTCCTGCCGCTGTTCTTCACGTACTCGGGCCTCAACACCGACTTCGGACTGCTCACCGGGCCCGCGCTGCTGCTGGTCACGGCCGCGTGCGTGGCCGCCGCCGTCCTGGGCAAGTTCGGCGCGTGCTGGCTGGCCGCGCGGGCCGTCGGCGAGGAGCGAGGTGTCGCGCTGCGCGTGGGCACCCTGATGAACGCGCGCGGCCTGATGCAGCTCATCGCCATCAACGTCGGGCTCTCCGCGGGCATCGTGACGCAGCGGATGTTCTCCATGCTCGTGGTCGTCGCGCTCGTCACGACGCTGATGGCCACCCCCGTCCTGAGCCTCTGGGACCGCCGCGACCGCACGGCACGGCCCCCCGCGGCCGACGCCCGCGAACCTCTTCAGGAACTGGCTCCGAAGGCGGCCGAAACAGGCCCGTGA
- a CDS encoding class I SAM-dependent methyltransferase — translation MDRDARATERHLRSVEDVLELMDGLFAPEADRWTAGAADWWDGFYTDRSKPVPFFVDKPDAHLAAHLDSGLVQPGRALDLGCGPGRNALHLAARGFTVDAVDLSPAALAWAGERAREAGADVRFHHGDAFALGPDVLRGPYDLVVDSGCFHHLPPHRRVSYLALLDRVLAPGGHLALTCFAAGGMGSELSDTDFYRQARLHGGLAYSAESLRWIFADLTEVELRRMRDEPPGSPHFGEPFLWAGLFRRDA, via the coding sequence ATGGACCGGGACGCACGCGCAACCGAGCGGCACCTCCGCAGTGTCGAGGACGTACTGGAGCTCATGGACGGCCTGTTCGCGCCGGAGGCCGACCGCTGGACGGCGGGCGCGGCCGACTGGTGGGACGGGTTCTACACCGACCGGTCCAAGCCGGTGCCGTTCTTCGTGGACAAGCCCGACGCCCACCTGGCCGCGCACCTCGACTCCGGGCTCGTCCAGCCCGGCCGCGCCCTCGACCTCGGTTGCGGCCCGGGGCGCAACGCGCTCCACCTGGCCGCGCGCGGCTTCACGGTGGACGCCGTCGACCTGTCACCGGCCGCGCTCGCCTGGGCCGGGGAGCGGGCCCGCGAGGCCGGGGCCGACGTGCGCTTCCACCACGGCGACGCCTTCGCGCTCGGCCCGGACGTCCTGCGCGGACCGTACGACCTGGTCGTCGACTCGGGCTGCTTCCACCATCTGCCGCCGCACCGGCGCGTCAGCTATCTCGCGCTGCTCGACCGGGTGCTCGCGCCCGGCGGCCATCTGGCGCTGACCTGCTTCGCGGCGGGCGGCATGGGCTCGGAGCTGTCCGACACCGACTTCTACCGCCAGGCGCGGCTGCACGGCGGCCTCGCGTACTCGGCCGAGTCGCTGCGCTGGATCTTCGCCGACCTGACGGAGGTCGAGTTGCGCCGGATGCGCGACGAGCCGCCCGGGTCGCCGCACTTCGGCGAGCCCTTCCTGTGGGCGGGCCTGTTCCGCCGGGACGCGTAG
- a CDS encoding IS1182 family transposase, with the protein MSMRPIGDGEIPAETVRVAQAAFPKGSLAIRLRDELGVLFRDEQFADLFPSRGKPAWSPGRLALVSVLQFAEGLPDRQAALAVRARIDWKYALGLELTDPGFDYSVLSEFRTRLVEAEAGQQVFDHVLESARKAGMLKAPGRARTDSTHVLAAIRSLNRLEFVIETLRAALNALAAAAPNWLSAHADPAWFDRYATRPEDYWLPSGKAKRTELAEQTGRDGMRLLADVHAAGAPVWLRELPAVQILRRAWVQQYVFDTEGEVRWRDPKECPPGALRLVSPYDTDARASVKRDIKWDGFKVHLTETCDADTSHLITNVLTQDATVQDSTATNLVHDALAARDLLPGEHLLDAGYIDGPRIVTADRQYGITLTGPIRGNTTAQASGPYSQSAFAIDWQSQTVTCPNGKNATQWRDKISDRGAPIIIVRFSPADCRTCPARPECVSSPRAARREITLRPRAEHEAIQQARAAQGTPEWRERYAARNGIEGTLSHAVHTAGLRRCRYRGLARTRLQHQLTATAINLARLDAHLTGTPLARTRTSHFARLRPADQTIDGAK; encoded by the coding sequence ATGTCGATGCGTCCGATCGGAGATGGGGAGATCCCCGCGGAGACGGTGCGGGTGGCCCAGGCGGCGTTCCCGAAGGGCAGTCTGGCGATCCGGTTGCGGGATGAGCTGGGGGTGCTGTTCCGGGACGAGCAGTTCGCGGATCTGTTCCCGTCCCGGGGCAAGCCGGCCTGGTCCCCGGGCCGGCTCGCGCTGGTGTCGGTACTCCAGTTCGCCGAGGGGCTGCCCGATCGGCAGGCGGCCCTGGCGGTGCGGGCCCGGATCGACTGGAAATACGCCCTGGGCCTGGAGCTTACCGACCCGGGCTTCGACTACTCCGTACTCAGCGAGTTCCGCACCCGGCTGGTCGAGGCGGAAGCGGGGCAGCAGGTCTTCGACCACGTCCTGGAGTCCGCCCGGAAGGCGGGAATGCTGAAGGCGCCAGGCAGGGCCCGCACCGACTCCACCCACGTACTGGCCGCGATCCGGTCGCTGAACCGGCTGGAGTTCGTCATCGAGACCCTGCGCGCTGCGCTCAACGCACTCGCCGCTGCGGCCCCCAACTGGCTGTCCGCCCACGCTGATCCGGCCTGGTTCGACCGGTATGCCACCCGGCCGGAGGACTACTGGCTGCCCTCCGGCAAGGCCAAGCGGACCGAGTTGGCCGAGCAGACCGGCCGGGACGGCATGCGCCTGCTGGCCGACGTGCACGCCGCCGGGGCGCCCGTGTGGCTGCGCGAGCTGCCCGCCGTCCAGATCCTGCGCCGGGCCTGGGTTCAGCAGTACGTGTTCGATACGGAGGGCGAGGTGCGATGGCGGGACCCAAAAGAGTGCCCGCCGGGTGCTCTTCGCCTGGTCAGCCCCTATGACACCGACGCTCGCGCGAGTGTGAAGCGGGATATCAAGTGGGACGGTTTCAAGGTCCATTTGACCGAGACCTGCGATGCGGACACGTCTCACCTGATCACGAACGTGCTGACGCAGGACGCTACCGTCCAGGACAGCACGGCCACCAACCTGGTCCACGACGCCCTCGCCGCCAGGGACCTTCTGCCCGGCGAGCATCTACTGGACGCTGGCTACATCGACGGACCCCGCATCGTCACCGCCGATCGTCAGTACGGCATCACCCTGACCGGCCCCATCCGCGGCAACACCACTGCCCAGGCCAGCGGCCCCTACAGCCAGAGCGCCTTCGCCATCGACTGGCAGAGCCAGACCGTGACCTGCCCGAACGGCAAGAACGCCACCCAATGGCGGGACAAGATCTCCGATCGTGGCGCCCCCATCATCATCGTCCGGTTCTCACCCGCTGACTGCCGCACTTGCCCCGCGCGCCCCGAGTGCGTGAGCTCACCCCGAGCCGCGAGAAGGGAAATCACCCTGCGGCCCCGGGCCGAACACGAGGCGATCCAACAGGCCCGTGCAGCCCAGGGCACTCCCGAGTGGCGGGAACGCTACGCGGCCCGCAACGGCATCGAGGGCACCCTCTCCCACGCTGTTCACACCGCCGGTCTGCGCCGGTGCCGCTACCGCGGACTCGCCAGAACCCGCCTCCAGCACCAGCTCACCGCAACCGCGATCAACCTTGCCCGCCTCGACGCCCACCTCACCGGAACACCCCTGGCCCGGACCCGCACCAGCCACTTCGCACGACTTCGCCCCGCCGACCAAACGATCGACGGGGCGAAGTAG
- a CDS encoding protein-arginine deiminase family protein has translation MAGAERQGPHGPHGPRRRAGFGAGFGTAFGAAGCAVLVAALLSPGAAGATTGAVGSAGPAGAVGAVGSAGVATEDARDATPHRPALDAPEGTALLPNLDDDTRRCRLRPGDLDRLDVAVDRRLAACHDAADEVVNGPEDLKDLTPVRVRPTRADGDAGGRVTVPAAQRPYVRIFVERGGRYVPLGSAGRLTAREVRQGARLAVEGRDIVRDTRRWDGDVDLTLTTAGAEPRHATLTLRMTPVLLQHDLQRARHVFAAAPGPGAPHSGQPAEVPVHTRPPGQWREFADSLRAATRAAGLPDRELRFQAGSSRWWRDIWRQDVVEPGYVSKPTPGGTPHTLRVLLRSPNHWKSADGRRESLRRAGRLLFRDLRGPGVGVVQQYTTRRGPGVDELLNFTGNIEALPPYPGHPRGRIVYGATARRHPDPSFTRMLRAQRQQEPVVLDTSWLVAGHADETVHVVRADNARGWTLAVSDPRLALGLLREARRAGAGGQRLFADTVAPDKPTVDAFLRYEAAEGDNADAARHIEGQLKVLLRETGLRADELVRLPVLYARVDAGPGGTRRHIAFSPALANGLSLTARDYAAPAPHGPRVRGRDLFRDAAARALTANGVWVRWVENFSWAHLSLGEVHCATNALREIAP, from the coding sequence GTGGCGGGGGCCGAACGGCAGGGCCCGCACGGCCCGCACGGCCCGCGCCGCCGGGCGGGGTTCGGCGCCGGGTTCGGCACGGCGTTCGGCGCGGCGGGGTGCGCGGTGCTCGTGGCGGCGCTGCTCAGCCCGGGCGCCGCGGGGGCCACGACGGGGGCCGTGGGATCTGCGGGGCCTGCGGGGGCCGTGGGGGCCGTGGGATCCGCGGGGGTCGCAACGGAGGACGCGAGGGACGCGACGCCGCACCGCCCGGCTCTCGACGCGCCCGAGGGCACGGCCCTGCTGCCCAACCTCGACGACGACACGCGCCGCTGCCGGCTGCGCCCCGGCGACCTCGACCGCCTCGACGTGGCCGTGGACCGGCGGCTCGCCGCGTGCCACGACGCGGCCGACGAGGTCGTCAACGGACCCGAGGACCTCAAGGACTTGACCCCCGTGCGGGTGCGGCCGACCCGGGCGGACGGGGACGCGGGCGGCCGCGTGACCGTGCCCGCGGCGCAGCGCCCGTACGTACGGATCTTCGTGGAGCGGGGCGGCCGCTACGTCCCGCTCGGCAGCGCAGGGCGCCTGACCGCACGGGAGGTGCGGCAGGGTGCGCGGCTCGCCGTGGAGGGGCGCGACATCGTGCGGGACACCCGGCGGTGGGACGGCGACGTCGACCTCACCCTCACCACGGCGGGCGCGGAGCCCCGGCACGCCACGCTGACCCTGCGCATGACGCCGGTGCTGCTCCAGCACGACCTCCAGCGCGCCCGGCACGTCTTCGCCGCCGCGCCCGGCCCCGGCGCCCCGCACAGCGGGCAGCCCGCCGAGGTGCCGGTCCACACGCGGCCGCCGGGGCAGTGGCGGGAGTTCGCCGACTCGCTGCGCGCGGCGACCCGCGCCGCGGGCCTGCCCGACCGCGAACTGCGCTTCCAGGCGGGCTCGTCGCGGTGGTGGCGGGACATCTGGCGCCAGGACGTCGTCGAGCCCGGCTACGTCAGCAAACCCACGCCCGGCGGCACCCCGCACACCCTGCGCGTCCTGCTGCGCTCCCCCAACCACTGGAAGTCCGCCGACGGCCGCCGGGAGAGCCTGCGCCGGGCCGGGCGGCTGCTCTTCCGCGATCTGCGCGGCCCGGGCGTCGGCGTCGTCCAGCAGTACACGACCCGGCGCGGCCCCGGCGTCGACGAACTCCTCAACTTCACCGGCAACATCGAGGCCCTGCCGCCGTACCCGGGGCATCCGCGAGGCCGGATCGTGTACGGGGCGACCGCGCGGCGCCACCCCGACCCGTCGTTCACGCGCATGCTCCGTGCCCAGCGGCAGCAGGAACCCGTCGTCCTCGACACGTCCTGGCTGGTCGCCGGGCACGCCGACGAGACCGTGCACGTCGTCCGGGCCGACAACGCGCGCGGCTGGACGCTCGCCGTGTCCGACCCGCGCCTCGCGCTCGGCCTGCTGCGCGAGGCGCGGCGCGCCGGTGCGGGCGGGCAGCGCCTGTTCGCGGACACGGTCGCGCCGGACAAGCCGACCGTCGACGCGTTCCTGCGGTACGAGGCCGCCGAGGGCGACAACGCGGACGCGGCCCGGCACATCGAAGGGCAGCTGAAGGTGCTCCTGCGCGAGACCGGCCTGCGCGCGGACGAACTCGTCCGCCTCCCCGTGCTGTACGCCCGGGTCGACGCCGGGCCCGGCGGGACGCGCCGCCACATCGCCTTCTCCCCCGCGCTCGCCAACGGCCTGTCCCTGACCGCCCGCGACTACGCGGCTCCGGCCCCGCACGGGCCGAGGGTGCGCGGGCGCGACCTGTTCCGGGACGCGGCCGCACGCGCCCTGACCGCCAACGGGGTGTGGGTGCGCTGGGTGGAGAACTTCTCCTGGGCGCATCTGAGCCTGGGCGAGGTGCACTGCGCGACCAACGCGCTGCGCGAGATCGCGCCCTGA
- a CDS encoding DUF5954 family protein, whose protein sequence is MSDDWKRQIDALHSELVRRDDPAAWVSEADALDASYLYPHLAVRGPVFGLAAREPGDETDWRLLNDVMDGTPQQARDGLNSLLWFRAKDDADGRAERRALLAAVARLERERVNEVTVLGTRYRVVRGEEFARAGDDGLEPPRPTDPEPTVPSWDQRPSPPSHDAGFALAPGRDSGVMAGALRLALRGFTYAGDDCPPAIREEARRAVRDYPEVVLLPVSFGVAERRGERWRPRGALMPTPHDARRLLVHGLTEFWPLLYDLDDAGRAAFAHAAERFKSAGRANEVVVRDQCFRICRVERMVRVGPDGPEPARPSDVETTDPMKLHPTMDEDGAIHYDE, encoded by the coding sequence ATGTCTGACGACTGGAAGCGGCAGATCGACGCGCTCCACTCCGAGTTGGTACGCCGCGACGACCCGGCCGCGTGGGTCAGCGAGGCCGACGCTCTGGACGCCTCGTACCTCTATCCCCATCTCGCGGTGCGCGGGCCGGTGTTCGGGCTCGCCGCGCGCGAGCCGGGCGACGAGACGGACTGGCGGCTCCTCAACGACGTGATGGACGGCACGCCGCAGCAGGCGCGCGACGGCCTCAACTCCCTGCTGTGGTTCAGAGCGAAGGACGACGCGGACGGCCGCGCCGAGCGCCGGGCCCTGCTCGCCGCCGTGGCCCGCCTGGAGCGGGAGCGGGTGAACGAGGTCACCGTCCTCGGCACCCGCTACCGCGTCGTGCGCGGCGAGGAGTTCGCGCGCGCCGGTGACGACGGCCTCGAACCGCCGCGCCCCACCGACCCGGAACCCACCGTCCCCTCCTGGGACCAGCGGCCCTCACCGCCCTCCCACGACGCGGGCTTCGCCCTCGCCCCCGGCCGCGACAGCGGCGTCATGGCGGGCGCGCTGCGACTCGCGCTGCGCGGCTTCACGTACGCGGGCGACGACTGTCCCCCGGCGATCCGCGAGGAGGCGCGGCGGGCCGTACGGGACTACCCGGAGGTGGTCCTCCTGCCCGTCAGCTTCGGGGTCGCGGAGCGCCGCGGCGAACGCTGGCGGCCGCGCGGCGCCCTGATGCCGACCCCGCACGACGCCCGCCGCCTGCTCGTCCACGGCCTGACCGAGTTCTGGCCGCTCCTGTACGACCTCGACGACGCCGGCCGCGCCGCGTTCGCCCACGCCGCCGAACGCTTCAAGTCGGCGGGCCGCGCCAACGAGGTGGTCGTCCGCGACCAGTGCTTCCGCATCTGCCGCGTGGAACGCATGGTCCGCGTCGGCCCCGACGGCCCGGAGCCCGCCCGCCCCTCGGACGTGGAAACGACGGACCCGATGAAGCTGCACCCGACGATGGACGAGGACGGGGCCATCCACTACGACGAGTGA
- a CDS encoding alpha/beta fold hydrolase: MTMEPRTTTTRAEDAAARWLRRPQPRPGARTTLVCFPHAGGTASFFTPWAQLMPQHVELVALQYPGRQDRLGERPIATMTDLANAVAEVLRTGIRADRELILFGHSMGAALAWETALRLEAGTGPAPARLFASGHEGPSRKRRGTVHLLPEEQFVGKMKELGGTDPRLLDEPELREMVLPAVRADYRLIETYRPDLGARLRCPIGVFTGDQDSEVTTQDAEAWREASLGGDFFTRVFPGDHFYLADHAARIVAEMFGARSGAGHGEG; this comes from the coding sequence ATGACCATGGAACCGAGGACGACGACCACCCGCGCCGAGGACGCCGCGGCCCGCTGGCTGCGGCGCCCGCAGCCGCGCCCCGGCGCGCGGACCACTCTGGTGTGCTTCCCGCACGCGGGCGGGACCGCGTCCTTCTTCACGCCGTGGGCCCAGCTGATGCCCCAGCACGTGGAGTTGGTCGCGCTGCAGTACCCGGGCCGCCAGGACCGGCTCGGGGAGCGGCCGATCGCCACGATGACCGACCTGGCCAACGCCGTCGCGGAGGTGCTGCGCACCGGCATACGCGCCGACCGCGAGCTGATCCTCTTCGGGCACAGCATGGGCGCCGCGCTCGCCTGGGAGACCGCGCTGCGCCTGGAGGCCGGGACGGGGCCCGCGCCGGCGCGGCTCTTCGCCTCCGGGCACGAGGGCCCGAGCCGCAAGCGCCGCGGCACGGTGCACCTGCTGCCCGAGGAGCAGTTCGTCGGGAAGATGAAGGAGCTGGGCGGCACCGACCCCCGCCTCCTGGACGAGCCGGAGCTGCGCGAGATGGTGCTGCCCGCGGTCCGCGCCGACTACCGCCTCATCGAGACCTACCGCCCGGACCTCGGCGCCCGGCTCCGCTGCCCGATCGGGGTGTTCACGGGCGACCAGGACTCCGAGGTGACCACGCAGGACGCGGAGGCGTGGCGCGAGGCGAGCCTCGGCGGCGACTTCTTCACCCGGGTGTTCCCCGGTGACCACTTCTACCTCGCGGACCACGCCGCCCGCATCGTCGCCGAAATGTTCGGCGCCCGCTCGGGCGCCGGACACGGCGAGGGCTGA
- a CDS encoding MFS transporter produces MSHAHRTGTSRPSGQTSIVLVLGLAAMVVSMMQTLVVPILSIIQNDLGATTANVSWVTTATLLSAAVFTPLLGRFGDQHGKKPTLVGVLLVMIAGSVLAATTTSLTWLIVGRVLQGAATAIFPLALSVLREEIRPEKLHGAMALVSGTLAFGSGLALVGAGLLTQGDDPDYHRVFWLAVVLAVVALVGVIFVVPASRATTGGRTDWLGALTLALLLVLLLLPVSQGHEWGWTSGRTLGSFAGAVVMAVVWVLTENRVKEPMVDMKMFTHRPVLFTNLAGLLLGFAMFAQFIGVSYLVQMPEDVAGYGFGASVLGASVVYLLPTTLVSLVGAQFGGVLVRRIGARVTLAVGAAFGVLGFAWLTLAHDTSASVIGAGMVVGLAISFGYASMPALIVASVPAHQTGIANGINSISRSVGSAIASAMITTLLASKTIELPAGMPALPEESQFTLSFAIAGGAFLLVVAVALIGLRGAHAPRAEALTKVAEPEPERATV; encoded by the coding sequence GTGTCTCACGCACACCGCACGGGGACGTCACGCCCCTCGGGGCAGACCTCGATCGTCCTGGTCCTGGGGCTCGCCGCCATGGTCGTATCGATGATGCAGACCCTGGTCGTCCCGATCCTGTCGATCATCCAGAACGATCTCGGGGCCACCACGGCCAACGTCAGCTGGGTGACCACGGCCACGCTCCTGTCCGCCGCCGTCTTCACCCCGCTCCTCGGCCGCTTCGGCGACCAGCACGGCAAGAAGCCCACCCTCGTCGGCGTGCTCCTCGTGATGATCGCGGGCTCGGTCCTCGCCGCCACCACGACCTCGCTGACCTGGCTGATCGTCGGCCGCGTCCTCCAGGGAGCGGCCACGGCGATCTTCCCGCTGGCCCTGTCCGTACTGCGCGAGGAGATCAGGCCGGAGAAGCTGCACGGGGCGATGGCCCTGGTCAGCGGCACCCTCGCGTTCGGCAGCGGTCTCGCCCTGGTCGGCGCGGGGCTCCTCACCCAGGGGGACGACCCCGACTACCACCGGGTCTTCTGGCTCGCGGTCGTCCTCGCCGTGGTCGCCCTCGTCGGCGTGATCTTCGTCGTGCCCGCATCCCGTGCCACGACGGGCGGCAGGACCGACTGGCTGGGCGCGCTCACCCTGGCGCTGCTCCTCGTCCTGCTGCTCCTGCCGGTCTCGCAGGGCCACGAGTGGGGCTGGACGTCGGGCCGTACGCTCGGCTCCTTCGCCGGGGCGGTCGTGATGGCGGTCGTATGGGTCCTCACCGAGAACCGGGTCAAGGAGCCGATGGTGGACATGAAGATGTTCACGCACCGCCCCGTGCTCTTCACCAACCTGGCGGGCCTGCTGCTCGGCTTCGCGATGTTCGCCCAGTTCATCGGCGTCTCGTACCTCGTGCAGATGCCCGAGGACGTGGCGGGGTACGGCTTCGGCGCCTCCGTGCTCGGCGCCTCCGTCGTCTATCTGCTGCCGACCACCCTCGTCTCCCTGGTCGGCGCCCAGTTCGGCGGCGTCCTGGTGCGCCGGATCGGGGCGCGCGTCACGCTCGCCGTCGGCGCGGCCTTCGGCGTGCTCGGCTTCGCCTGGCTGACCCTGGCCCACGACACCAGTGCCTCCGTGATCGGCGCGGGCATGGTCGTCGGCCTGGCGATCAGCTTCGGCTACGCCTCCATGCCCGCGCTCATCGTCGCGAGCGTCCCGGCCCACCAGACCGGCATCGCCAACGGCATCAACTCCATCTCCCGCTCGGTGGGCAGTGCCATCGCGAGCGCGATGATCACTACCCTCCTCGCGTCGAAGACCATCGAGCTGCCCGCCGGGATGCCCGCGCTCCCCGAGGAGAGCCAGTTCACCCTGAGCTTCGCCATCGCGGGCGGGGCGTTCCTCCTGGTGGTGGCGGTCGCCCTGATCGGCCTGCGGGGAGCGCACGCGCCGCGCGCGGAGGCGCTCACGAAGGTGGCGGAGCCGGAGCCGGAGCGCGCCACGGTCTGA
- a CDS encoding MarR family transcriptional regulator, translating into MPETPRVGTGQLMELLSVSLGAYYGDFTAAAARENLTASQGKTLSVLRRGPAAMRVLAGILACDASNMTGIVDRLEKRDLVRREPSPGDRRVKNVVLTTEGERVIDAIRANMRTTLAGLDALDDAERAALHDLLSRVFVAGPGEAS; encoded by the coding sequence ATGCCAGAAACTCCACGCGTCGGCACCGGCCAGCTGATGGAGCTGCTCTCGGTGTCCCTCGGCGCCTACTACGGCGACTTCACGGCCGCGGCCGCCCGCGAGAACCTCACGGCCAGCCAGGGCAAGACCCTGAGCGTGCTGCGCCGCGGCCCGGCCGCGATGCGCGTCCTCGCCGGGATCCTGGCCTGCGACGCCTCGAACATGACGGGGATCGTCGACCGCCTGGAGAAGCGCGACCTGGTGCGCCGCGAGCCCAGCCCCGGCGACCGGCGCGTGAAGAACGTCGTCCTCACCACCGAGGGCGAGCGCGTCATCGACGCGATCCGCGCGAACATGCGCACCACGCTCGCGGGCCTGGACGCCCTCGACGACGCGGAGCGCGCCGCCCTGCACGACCTCCTGAGCCGCGTCTTCGTCGCCGGGCCGGGCGAGGCGTCCTAG
- a CDS encoding serine peptidase, protein MRIVGVHGVGNYQPGRSAKDASARLTGIWRRHLARGPGAALMATADLTVAYYADHVQDEGAQGEDADLDDLPGDAEDLVRLWLGELGLPDEDDQGPGTWPVRQALGWLAARRRLSPQLVERFVARFFGEVAAYLRSGSPARDDARNAVAEVIARERPHVVVAHSLGSVVAYEALWARPEHEVDLFLTLGSPLALPHAVFPRLAPAPTDDVGARPPSVRRWVNIADLGDLVALPVRGVSRYFHGVDADTHETIHAFDFHLAANYLASAAVGETLTRWDTP, encoded by the coding sequence GTGCGGATCGTCGGCGTACACGGTGTGGGGAACTACCAGCCGGGACGGTCCGCGAAGGACGCGTCGGCGCGGCTGACCGGGATCTGGCGGCGCCATCTGGCCCGCGGCCCGGGCGCCGCCCTCATGGCGACGGCGGACCTGACCGTCGCCTATTACGCCGACCACGTCCAGGACGAGGGCGCCCAGGGCGAGGACGCGGACCTGGACGACCTGCCGGGCGACGCGGAGGACCTGGTCCGGCTCTGGCTGGGGGAGCTGGGCCTCCCGGACGAGGACGACCAGGGCCCGGGCACCTGGCCCGTGCGGCAGGCCCTCGGCTGGCTGGCCGCGCGGCGGCGGCTGTCCCCGCAGCTCGTCGAGCGGTTCGTGGCGCGTTTCTTCGGCGAGGTGGCCGCGTATCTGCGGAGCGGTTCCCCGGCCAGGGACGACGCGCGGAACGCGGTGGCGGAGGTGATCGCCCGCGAGCGGCCCCACGTGGTCGTCGCGCATTCGCTCGGTTCCGTCGTCGCCTACGAAGCGCTGTGGGCCCGGCCCGAGCACGAAGTGGACCTCTTCCTCACGCTCGGCTCGCCCCTCGCCCTGCCGCACGCCGTCTTTCCCCGCCTCGCTCCCGCACCCACCGACGACGTCGGCGCCCGCCCGCCGTCGGTGCGCCGCTGGGTCAACATCGCCGATCTCGGGGACCTGGTCGCCCTGCCCGTACGGGGCGTCTCCCGGTACTTCCACGGGGTGGACGCCGACACCCACGAGACCATCCACGCCTTCGACTTCCACCTGGCGGCGAACTACCTGGCCAGTGCGGCGGTGGGGGAGACGCTGACCCGGTGGGACACCCCGTAG